From one Aquila chrysaetos chrysaetos chromosome 7, bAquChr1.4, whole genome shotgun sequence genomic stretch:
- the LOC115343527 gene encoding zinc finger protein 239-like encodes MDQGEEQDHEALEETHMGGELGPRSDDLASTDLQDMLTVGSRGGEEQLGDSHGSRCSSLEAQQGGCEEEEEAKLPCSDISLVKRQERRVAATSRRAPRAERPTICSECGKGFSRSIHLIQHQRMHTGERPFLCAECGKGFSQSSHLIQHRRVHTGQKPYTCAECGKSFSQSSNLLKHQRIHTGLKPYVCSECGKIFSDSSTCIKHQRMHTGERPYKCPACGKSFSQHSHLLQHQRAHDGIRPYACGQCGKRFGQSSDLINHARTHTGEKPYKCSQCGRGFSGNSNLIKHTRIHTGEQPYRCTQCGESFRFQPQLVRHQKHHTE; translated from the exons ATGGACCAAGGAGAAGAACAAGATCATGAGGCCTTGGAGGAGACACACATGG gtgGTGAGCTAGGTCCCCGTTCAGATGACCTTGCAAGCACAGATCTGCAGGACATGTTGACAGTGGGGtccagaggaggagaggaacagCTTGGGGACAGCCATGGAAGTAGGTGCAGTTCCTTGGAGGCTCAGCAAGGTGGctgtgaggaggaagaggaggctaAGCTGCCTTGCTCTGATATCAGCCTCGTGAAAAGACAGGAGAGAAGGGTGGCAGCAACCTCACGGCGAGCCCCTCGTGCAGAGCGGCCCACCATCTGCTCTGAGTGTGGCAAGGGCTTCAGTCGGAGCATCCACCTCATCCAGCACCAGCGAATGCACACTGGGGAGCGCCCGTTCCTGTGTGCAGAGTGTGGCAAGGGCTTCAGCCAGAGCTCCCATCTCATCCAGCACCGGCGGGTCCACACGGGCCAGAAACCCTACACCTGTGCCGAGTGTGGGAAGAGCTTCAGCCAGAGCTCCAACCTTCTCAAGCACCAGCGCATCCACACTGGGCTTAAACCCTATGTATGCAGCGAGTGTGGGAAGATCTTCAGTGACAGCTCCACCTGCATCAAACACCAGCGTATGCACACAGGCGAGCGGCCCTACAAGTGCCCAGCCTGTGGGAAAAGTTTCAGCCAACACTCCCACCTCCTTCAGCACCAGCGAGCCCACGACGGCATCCGGCCTTATGCCTGTGGGCAGTGTGGCAAACGTTTTGGGCAGAGCTCTGACCTCATTAACCACGCTCGTACCCACACTGGTGAGAAGCCTTACAAATGCAGCCAGTGTGGCCGGGGCTTTAGTGGCAACTCCAACCTCATCAAGCATACCCGCATCCACACTGGGGAGCAGCCATACCGCTGCACCCAGTGTGGGGAAAGCTTTCGGTTCCAGCCCCAGCTGGTGCGCCACCAGAAGCACCATACAGAGTAG